A genome region from Arthrobacter agilis includes the following:
- a CDS encoding Rv3235 family protein: protein MPVVTQLQHTRAAQLAHASGAPRPLLPEAARRADAAPGALFELRPSADPPDSTDPVAAAVPGPADHGAGALATGAAVEEPGLEDGRNPVDDAGPAASAPADADPAAVRRIAGIARSVALGALEVLGGSRPLQQLARWLDPENYERLQLRANLVRCINDAPAGRGAETAPSAHRHVIVRSARVCPVGPGVYEASVVAYDQKRVRAVALRIEQRRGAWRVTALEIG, encoded by the coding sequence ATGCCCGTCGTAACCCAGCTCCAGCACACCAGGGCCGCCCAGCTCGCCCACGCCAGCGGCGCCCCTCGCCCCCTCCTGCCGGAAGCAGCCCGACGAGCCGACGCCGCGCCGGGCGCGCTCTTCGAGCTCCGGCCCTCCGCCGACCCGCCGGACAGCACGGACCCGGTCGCCGCCGCCGTGCCCGGTCCGGCCGACCATGGCGCCGGAGCCCTCGCCACGGGTGCCGCAGTCGAGGAGCCAGGGCTCGAGGACGGCCGGAACCCGGTCGACGACGCGGGTCCGGCCGCGTCGGCGCCGGCGGACGCGGATCCCGCGGCGGTCCGCCGCATCGCGGGCATCGCACGTTCCGTGGCCCTGGGTGCGCTCGAGGTGCTCGGCGGGTCCCGCCCCCTCCAGCAGCTGGCGCGGTGGCTCGACCCCGAGAACTACGAGCGGCTCCAGTTGCGGGCCAACCTCGTGCGCTGCATCAACGATGCGCCCGCCGGCCGCGGGGCTGAGACGGCACCGAGCGCCCACCGCCACGTCATCGTGCGCTCCGCACGCGTGTGCCCCGTCGGCCCCGGTGTGTACGAGGCGTCCGTCGTCGCCTATGACCAGAAACGCGTCCGCGCCGTCGCTCTTCGGATAGAGCAACGGCGCGGAGCGTGGCGGGTGACCGCCCTGGAGATCGGCTGA